A DNA window from Bacillus carboniphilus contains the following coding sequences:
- the paaI gene encoding hydroxyphenylacetyl-CoA thioesterase PaaI — MRDAIIERVTADPYAKSLGIEIVKVEEGLAKVTMTIQEHMLNFHGAANGGVIFSLADVAFAIASNSYGQTAVGINVNINYMKAGMVGDILTATATEVSKNPKLGLYRMVVTNQHGEFIASADGMVYRKKELFG; from the coding sequence ATGAGAGACGCTATAATAGAAAGAGTAACAGCTGATCCTTATGCGAAAAGCTTAGGAATTGAGATTGTGAAAGTAGAAGAAGGTTTGGCAAAAGTAACGATGACGATTCAAGAACACATGCTCAATTTTCACGGTGCAGCGAATGGTGGAGTCATTTTTTCACTAGCCGATGTAGCATTTGCCATCGCCAGTAATTCTTACGGTCAAACTGCAGTAGGAATCAATGTTAATATCAATTATATGAAGGCAGGGATGGTAGGAGACATATTGACTGCAACTGCAACCGAAGTATCCAAGAATCCTAAATTAGGATTATACCGGATGGTGGTCACAAATCAGCATGGAGAATTTATTGCTTCCGCTGATGGAATGGTTTATAGGAAGAAAGAGCTGTTTGGGTAA